The genomic DNA tagcctGCCGTATATGTTACCATTCAGAAACTACCAGGCATATGACTATTAACTTTAACTTACTGAAAACTTACCTGCTACAAACTGTACATATCCTGCCATCACTGTAACAGTCCTAACAACATCACATGGTATACACGATGTACAGACAGCTAAGAATGCTCCGCATGAAAGTAGAACACATCCTGTTCCATATAAAACACAGGCCGCCTGCCATGCTCCAGACGGCAAGTTTCCCAAATTGAAATATCCTCCATAAAACTCACATTCCTGTTTTAAGCTTCCTCCGGGAAATACTGTTCCTGCTAAACACAAACTTATCATTCCAAACGTATCCAACAGATTGGAACCAACAAGCCACACAGGTTGAACGAATGCATACGTAGTTAAACCAGAAACCAGAACTGACAGAAAAGCCCAGATTATTAGAACGGGTGATATCATGTCCTTAGTAAGATCATCGTTGGCTTGTTATATCATCGAACAATAATTACATAATCTAGAAAGTAAATTAAGCAATTATCACATAGTCTATAAAGTGTATTTAAAATACAGTTGTCTGAATACACATATCGAATGTACAATCTTAGAATGTTCATCTGCcatatttgtacataaatattgCACTTGTCAAATTACTTTACATGATAACAGTAATTTTTACTTTCTCATCCTTAAATATCGTCTTTTTAACAGGAAGTAGTTGCAGTTTTACTTCtcgttaattgttttattgtcacGCGTCATCGTTGaattgataaaacaaacaaagaataaaaacaaagtaaagTGTCGATTCCCCAATCATCCCAAGTGGTGATTCCCCAATCATACCACGTTGTCATTCCCCAATCATACCACGTGGTCATTCCCCAATCATACCACGTGGTCATTCCCCAATCATACCATGTGACGATTCCCCAATCATTATAAAGATCAATATAATTGTTGCATTTTTCTCAGTAATCCCGAGTCTAGCTGTTGCTTCACATTATATGTAGTCTGTGTTCGATTGTCAACGAGGAATAGATGATAGCATTTATAATGGAATTTAAAATGAGGATCGCTATTTCCGTCTCATTTTTTCTACTTTAAGTACATAGACATTGGATCGAGTACGGATTatcaaaaaatgataaatgttttacgtTTGCATAAGAATGTGATTATCTTGTTTGGGAATTCAGCAATCTGATTGACAGATAGTGTTATAATGGGGAAAGATTACTTGATTtgctttaaaatacaattatgcCGGTAAAAAAACGAAGTTTGTGTAATAAGGCAATCTCAAAATAAAAGTTCTTTAAAGTCTCTTCGCGATTGTTTAGACGGCATGGTTCTGAAAATGCATAAAGATCGTAAGCTTTCTAGCGACTAATATCTAGCAACAACAAATTGACGCGACGTTTAACAAATGTTTGTCTGTATTTCATTGTGACCATATATCGAACTCTTGGTCAATCTGagtattttcctttttatgaTGTATTGTAATTTATTGTGGTATTCTTTGGgtatatattatgaaaatagTAGTCGAACATGTAATACAACCATATTTTTGTATGccttatcaataaatatttcccatatgtaataaaaaaaatattatgtatgatcataacaaaacaatttacagatattacaactcttttttttaaagaaaaaggcGTTTCCATatggtatatataaaagagggacgaaagatactcaagggacagtcaaactcataaatccaaaacatactgacaacgccaaggctaaaaatgaaaaagacaaactgaaaaacaatagtacatattacacaacatagaaaactaaagaataaacaacacgaaccccatatAGATATGTGGGCTGGTCAGTCTCTATTTAATATCCTATAATGAATGCGACTTTGTATTTCACTGCACATTGCCCTGCGAAtgtaataattatcaaaggtataaTTTGATatgctagacgcgcgtttcaaaaaccaaaccaagtataaagttgaaaagCAATGAGGACTCGAATACCAAAAAGACtaggaaaataaaatttaacgaattttatagatttattaaacattgtgttaaatgAGAATTTACTTGTTGTTTTATGCTGCTAAGTGTATTTCAGTAAACCATGATAGGAATTGAATGCATTTGTATTTAGCCTTGCAACTTTCAAAAAACATTCAAGTATTCTTGCAATAATTTCATAGATGACAGAACCTTATTCTTGATGCTAGTGTCTATATTGTAAGTATTTATTTATCTGgacattaattaaattacataaGTTCTATTCAATCTTCACAAGTTCCAAAATACTTCTGGTAAGTTCTGCATCGAGTGGACGCAAGACCTTGGCTGTCGGATATAAAACTTTCTAGTCAGTAATTTGTACTAATACTCCAAAATCAAAAtccgggatttcatgttttgcgCATAaatttgtgctccgagcactgagtaAAGTTTCACCCCATGACTGTGGGTAATAAAACTTTACTAAATAATCGGAGGACAAAGTGTTTGCAAATCTAAGGCagaatgtgattggttaaatTCCGAGTCTAGctaattaacatatttttataaatgcaagAATTCGGTGGTCTTCAACTCTTGTTAAAGCTTGATCTCATTTGGTAATGTAGGTTGTCGATTCAAACCCAGGCCGGGTAAAACCGCACACTTTAAAAACTGATATACGCAGCATCAAAAGAAATATAGGTTAAGACTGATTGGTTTACAGGCAGAATACTGCGTCCGGATAGTTTGACATGGCTACCTGCAAATTGTTACCTTGTGAGCTAATGCACGCTCAAAAGTCAACTCAGAGTGTCGGTCTAATAATGAGCGAAACAGCTgtaattagatataagaagatgtgatatgagtgccataAAGAAAACTTTCCAACAAagtcacagtttgtaaaagTAATTTTCATATTGCATTAACAAATTTCTTGTCCTGAATATGAATTTAATTTGCTGCTGGACACAAACTTCACAGTCATCCATCATTATCATTTAGTGCGTGCCTGTAATTGGCAATAACATACTAGTTATCGTTGGCATTTTCTACAACTCTAagatttcatttgatattattggcttttttaactacaATTTGATTTGACTCTAGGACTTTTTCCATTTAAGAGTTTTCATTATatgtaatttgatttaaattgctAGTCCTTCACATACGGTATTGTAAACTAGAGTTGGTTTGCACATAACAGTGCTAACTAAATTGACTTTGATAATTTCCAGCCATATTAAGCAGAATAAGTATAAGTCCCTGGGAGAATACAATAACTACCTATAAACAGTAATTGCATTTACATGACTAACTGTAAAACAGTCAACAAGTTTCCCAAAAGGTCGTCTTTCTACAAGTAATTCTTTATCAGTATTGATTGCCGCATTGATAAAGTTTCTTGTTGGCATCTGTAGAGGAAATTTGATTTGTCTACAATCTTATTAAGTCAACTATATGCCTTTAAACTTGTCCgtaacaactatatatatatagacttttcCGTAATaactatata from Mytilus trossulus isolate FHL-02 chromosome 8, PNRI_Mtr1.1.1.hap1, whole genome shotgun sequence includes the following:
- the LOC134681570 gene encoding LHFPL tetraspan subfamily member 2a protein-like; this encodes MISPVLIIWAFLSVLVSGLTTYAFVQPVWLVGSNLLDTFGMISLCLAGTVFPGGSLKQECEFYGGYFNLGNLPSGAWQAACVLYGTGCVLLSCGAFLAVCTSCIPCDVVRTVTVMAGYVQFVAVLVMIAGLFIYPLGFGSSFIRQYCGSKSVIYQAYDCSIGWSFVLAVTGTCLAMFCPVLSRFTDMKGRDIIP